The Vibrio ishigakensis genome has a window encoding:
- a CDS encoding DMT family transporter, with product MGWIVFTFIAAFSQSWRNAFQSQLSKTLNVSGVTLARFLWASPLALIYLIGLYQWQPADMPTFTSHSWFFLIAASIMQIIATALMVVLFKQKNFAIGAGLAKSEAPVSAFLGVLFFGTSLTLLGWVGVLIGGVAVMLLSCPQGVRSISGKTALIGLACSTAFALTSLWIREASLSLSLPFPHRAAWVLFIVILMQTIMLTTYLAIRDRDTLKQMFANPKLVVMTSIASFIGSFGWFSAMSLQAVPYVKTLGQVEIFFTMLISFFYLKQAIPKKDIFALLLVGVAAVLVMWH from the coding sequence ATGGGTTGGATAGTCTTTACCTTTATCGCCGCCTTTAGTCAGTCGTGGCGCAATGCCTTTCAAAGCCAGCTCAGTAAAACCTTAAATGTTAGCGGTGTGACCCTAGCTCGCTTCCTTTGGGCTAGCCCGCTCGCCCTTATCTATCTCATCGGCCTATATCAATGGCAGCCGGCAGATATGCCAACCTTTACCAGTCATTCTTGGTTTTTCTTGATTGCCGCATCCATCATGCAGATCATCGCCACTGCGCTCATGGTGGTGCTGTTTAAACAGAAGAACTTTGCCATTGGAGCAGGGTTAGCAAAATCAGAGGCGCCAGTGTCGGCATTTCTCGGGGTTCTCTTTTTTGGTACCAGTTTGACCCTGCTGGGTTGGGTGGGTGTCTTAATTGGTGGTGTCGCGGTGATGCTACTGAGTTGCCCTCAAGGGGTTCGGAGCATCTCGGGAAAAACGGCGTTGATTGGTCTAGCGTGTAGCACCGCTTTTGCCCTTACCTCATTGTGGATTCGTGAGGCGAGCCTTAGCCTTTCTCTGCCTTTCCCGCATCGAGCTGCATGGGTGCTGTTTATCGTCATCCTGATGCAAACCATTATGCTGACCACCTATCTTGCAATCAGAGATAGAGACACGCTCAAGCAGATGTTTGCCAATCCTAAGCTTGTGGTCATGACCAGTATCGCCAGCTTTATTGGCTCGTTTGGTTGGTTCAGCGCAATGTCGCTGCAGGCTGTGCCTTATGTTAAAACTCTTGGGCAGGTGGAGATCTTCTTTACCATGCTGATCTCCTTCTTCTATCTAAAACAAGCCATCCCTAAAAAGGATATCTTTGCATTGTTGCTCGTCGGCGTAGCTGCTGTTTTAGTTATGTGGCATTAA
- a CDS encoding DUF4145 domain-containing protein — protein MSVTQLKVELPTQQSSNFGFLQNQLNELYIQATQAEKYASLDSQSSLAKMRLFVELACHELGKHFDLRPPVSGELAEKIKQLEASGHIEPWVIESMDRLRRYGNQSVHICQSFGHFVAQFKMSADRVEDLLRDLHDIAKYLADKLLNMPTHTLPEWAPNASLELTETISLALSGDANASYSIAKHFVQKLSEQEFADKDQRASWQMDVNYWSDKAIKQGCTQTYLLKAQSYADKVLTGASKDEIKALFKQATLHDQEGEALVKFGEYLVKVGEKRLALERFTQAAEKANHKAISYLQSVSYKTDKEIYLELVATGIEAGHPCSYTLDAFEKIKRVEQNPEDELALKSLRSALIMADAKKAPHIAFFQAYASFISEKALNKTLTAEQRAQMMVDEFDDMPAELDIHYRMFNVLAESEQHLDTMNKLFDRAIQQTDDVSEHARIKSVLAIRAVEMLKQKELVKTPMPITKMLEEAANDGDANARSFINSAEGKAIMKRSAYGVSGRIGRKAGAEKAKDKKKRKAAKKARRR, from the coding sequence ATGTCAGTAACACAACTAAAAGTAGAACTTCCCACTCAGCAGTCGAGCAACTTTGGCTTCCTGCAGAACCAACTCAATGAGCTGTATATCCAAGCCACACAGGCAGAAAAGTATGCCTCTCTAGACAGTCAGTCTAGCTTGGCAAAGATGCGCCTCTTCGTAGAACTCGCTTGCCATGAACTAGGTAAGCATTTTGATTTGCGCCCGCCGGTATCGGGCGAACTTGCAGAGAAGATAAAGCAGTTAGAGGCATCGGGTCATATCGAGCCTTGGGTGATCGAATCTATGGATCGCCTGCGCCGTTATGGTAATCAGTCTGTACACATCTGTCAGAGCTTTGGTCACTTCGTGGCTCAGTTCAAGATGTCTGCAGACCGTGTTGAAGACTTACTACGTGACCTGCACGATATCGCTAAATACTTGGCCGATAAACTGCTTAATATGCCTACTCACACCCTGCCAGAGTGGGCGCCAAACGCGTCGCTAGAACTAACAGAAACCATTAGCCTAGCCCTGTCTGGAGACGCCAACGCAAGCTACAGCATTGCCAAGCACTTTGTGCAAAAGCTTAGCGAGCAAGAGTTTGCCGATAAAGACCAGCGCGCATCTTGGCAGATGGATGTGAATTATTGGTCAGATAAAGCGATTAAGCAGGGGTGCACACAGACTTATCTTCTTAAAGCGCAAAGCTATGCCGATAAGGTGCTGACGGGTGCGAGCAAAGATGAGATCAAGGCTCTATTTAAACAGGCAACTCTGCACGATCAAGAGGGTGAGGCGCTGGTTAAGTTTGGTGAGTATTTGGTGAAGGTAGGCGAGAAGCGCTTAGCGCTAGAGCGTTTTACTCAAGCAGCAGAAAAGGCAAACCACAAGGCAATCTCCTATCTTCAGTCTGTGTCTTACAAGACAGATAAAGAGATCTATCTTGAGCTGGTGGCAACTGGCATTGAAGCGGGTCACCCATGCTCATACACGCTAGATGCGTTTGAGAAAATTAAGCGTGTTGAACAGAACCCGGAAGATGAATTAGCACTCAAGTCTTTGCGTAGCGCACTTATCATGGCTGATGCGAAGAAAGCGCCACATATTGCTTTTTTCCAGGCTTACGCCTCATTCATTTCCGAGAAGGCGTTGAACAAGACACTAACCGCAGAGCAGCGTGCTCAGATGATGGTGGATGAGTTTGATGATATGCCTGCCGAGCTTGATATCCACTATCGTATGTTCAACGTACTGGCTGAGAGTGAACAGCATTTGGATACCATGAACAAACTGTTCGACCGTGCTATCCAGCAGACGGATGATGTGAGCGAGCACGCACGAATCAAGTCGGTACTGGCTATCCGCGCTGTTGAGATGCTCAAGCAAAAAGAGTTAGTGAAAACGCCAATGCCGATCACCAAGATGCTAGAGGAAGCGGCAAACGATGGTGATGCTAATGCACGTAGCTTTATTAACTCAGCGGAAGGTAAGGCGATCATGAAGCGCAGCGCTTACGGTGTATCAGGTCGTATTGGTCGTAAGGCGGGTGCTGAGAAGGCTAAGGATAAGAAGAAGCGTAAAGCAGCGAAGAAGGCGCGCCGTCGTTGA
- a CDS encoding permease, producing the protein MNPEFVTMFKEAGNMFLFLAAELTVLFLAISYLVGVLQEFITPAKIQSILSSKNGKGYVVAALLGSITPFCSCSTIPFLKGLLRARAGFGPMMVFLFASPLLNPVIIGLFVVTFSLKVAVFYFMIAMTVSVVAGYLLEKLGFERYVKAEAYEAVQSSGCGSSSSKASSCGTKEPAPATTSCCTAKPEPVVETSCCGSEPEVKVTTQCDGTLAATTVEPSRWVRIWHSTWKDFKQVLPYLLLGIVIGSFIYGFIPTDLIAKYAGEGKWYAIPVAAVIGIPLYIRAEAVIPLSAALVKKGMALGSVMALIIGSAGASLTEVILLKSLFKTPMIVAFVSVILSMAIGAGFLYNFMF; encoded by the coding sequence ATGAACCCAGAATTTGTAACCATGTTTAAAGAAGCAGGAAACATGTTCCTGTTCTTGGCAGCCGAATTAACCGTACTATTTTTAGCCATCAGCTACCTGGTTGGCGTACTTCAAGAGTTTATTACTCCAGCGAAGATCCAGTCGATCCTGAGCTCGAAAAACGGCAAAGGTTATGTTGTGGCGGCACTATTAGGCTCTATCACCCCATTTTGTTCGTGCTCTACCATTCCTTTCCTGAAAGGTTTGCTACGTGCTCGTGCAGGCTTCGGTCCTATGATGGTGTTCCTATTTGCAAGCCCACTGCTAAACCCAGTGATCATTGGTCTATTTGTGGTGACCTTCAGCCTTAAAGTCGCTGTGTTCTACTTTATGATAGCGATGACAGTGTCTGTTGTGGCGGGTTATCTATTGGAGAAACTTGGCTTTGAGCGCTACGTAAAAGCAGAGGCTTATGAAGCAGTACAAAGCTCTGGCTGTGGTTCGAGCTCTTCGAAGGCTTCAAGCTGTGGTACCAAAGAGCCAGCTCCAGCGACCACTAGCTGCTGCACTGCAAAACCAGAACCTGTAGTAGAAACCAGCTGCTGTGGCAGCGAGCCTGAAGTGAAGGTAACCACTCAATGTGATGGCACACTGGCTGCGACAACAGTAGAACCAAGCCGCTGGGTACGCATCTGGCACTCAACTTGGAAAGACTTTAAACAAGTACTGCCTTACCTACTACTCGGTATCGTGATTGGTTCTTTCATCTATGGCTTTATCCCGACTGACCTAATTGCGAAGTACGCAGGTGAAGGCAAATGGTATGCAATCCCAGTAGCGGCTGTTATCGGTATTCCTCTATACATCCGAGCTGAAGCAGTTATCCCACTAAGTGCTGCTTTGGTTAAGAAAGGTATGGCACTAGGTTCAGTAATGGCACTGATCATCGGTAGTGCTGGTGCGAGTCTTACTGAGGTTATCCTGCTTAAGTCTCTGTTCAAAACGCCTATGATTGTGGCTTTTGTATCAGTAATCCTAAGCATGGCGATTGGTGCAGGCTTCCTTTACAACTTTATGTTTTAA
- a CDS encoding ArsR/SmtB family transcription factor: MQLEQVAKALKELGHPTRLCIYQLVVRAGHKGTPVGDIQQKLDIPGSTLSHHISNLTSANLIEQRREGRTLFCVAQYENLQTVIDFLQKECCLDEC, translated from the coding sequence ATGCAATTAGAACAAGTCGCAAAAGCACTCAAAGAGCTCGGTCACCCAACTCGTCTGTGCATCTATCAATTAGTGGTTCGCGCTGGCCATAAAGGTACTCCTGTGGGTGATATACAACAGAAACTAGACATTCCAGGCTCTACCCTTTCCCACCACATTTCTAACCTTACTTCGGCTAATCTTATCGAGCAGCGTCGCGAGGGTCGTACCCTTTTCTGTGTCGCTCAGTACGAAAACCTGCAAACGGTTATCGATTTCCTACAAAAAGAGTGCTGTTTAGACGAGTGCTAA
- a CDS encoding MFS transporter: protein MSIFRFPPLVWLGIGILIVSLGIRQSFGIFMMPVSDYFDTGREFFSLAIALQNLLFGMFQPFIGMAADKWGSKRIIMLGAGAYALGLLLTSITTSHVVVYFSLGALVGLGLSATSYVIILGAVAKVVPAQHAAKAFGLTTAAGSFGMFAMIPGAQTLLANMGWQGALQTFALLCSLMIAFAVFMKSNKKSHVQSNAMTQEDEQTLKQALGEAFRNKSYWFIHAGFFVCGFHVMFIATHLPSYLADKNLPASSAAMALAYVGIFNIFGSYFWGMMADRFDKRHVSFVLYLLRAAVIAGFVALPITNFSATIFGAAIGFVWLGTVPLTSGLVRQIFGARYLSTLYGLVFFSHQIGSFLGAWAGGRIYDYYGSYEPIWWSTVVLALLAAVIHLPINAKPVERLAVQN from the coding sequence ATGAGCATTTTTAGATTTCCGCCACTGGTGTGGCTAGGAATTGGCATACTGATCGTCAGTCTGGGTATTCGTCAGTCTTTCGGTATCTTTATGATGCCAGTGAGTGATTATTTCGATACTGGGCGCGAATTCTTTAGCTTGGCTATCGCACTGCAAAACCTGCTATTTGGCATGTTTCAGCCGTTTATCGGTATGGCTGCTGACAAATGGGGCTCTAAGCGCATTATCATGCTGGGCGCAGGGGCATACGCACTAGGCTTGCTACTTACTTCTATTACAACTTCTCATGTAGTGGTCTATTTCTCTCTTGGCGCTTTAGTTGGCCTTGGTCTAAGTGCCACTAGCTATGTGATCATCCTAGGTGCGGTAGCGAAAGTGGTTCCTGCTCAGCATGCAGCTAAGGCGTTTGGTTTGACTACGGCCGCAGGCTCATTTGGTATGTTTGCTATGATCCCAGGCGCTCAGACGCTTCTGGCTAACATGGGCTGGCAAGGAGCATTGCAGACGTTTGCTCTTCTTTGTTCGCTAATGATTGCTTTTGCGGTGTTCATGAAGAGCAACAAGAAATCGCATGTTCAATCTAATGCGATGACACAAGAAGATGAGCAAACCCTGAAGCAAGCTTTGGGCGAGGCATTTAGAAATAAGTCTTACTGGTTTATTCACGCGGGCTTCTTTGTGTGTGGTTTCCACGTGATGTTTATTGCCACACACCTGCCGAGTTACCTAGCGGATAAGAACCTGCCAGCGTCGAGTGCGGCTATGGCACTCGCTTACGTGGGTATCTTCAACATCTTTGGTTCGTATTTCTGGGGCATGATGGCAGATCGCTTTGATAAGCGTCATGTGTCGTTTGTGTTGTATCTGCTGCGTGCGGCAGTAATTGCAGGTTTCGTTGCCCTGCCGATCACTAATTTCAGCGCGACTATTTTTGGTGCGGCTATCGGCTTTGTTTGGCTGGGTACTGTGCCTCTGACATCAGGACTGGTGCGCCAAATCTTTGGCGCAAGATACCTATCAACCCTATATGGCTTGGTATTCTTTAGCCACCAGATCGGTAGCTTCCTAGGAGCTTGGGCAGGCGGTCGCATCTACGACTACTACGGCAGTTATGAGCCTATCTGGTGGTCAACGGTAGTACTGGCACTACTTGCTGCGGTAATCCACCTGCCAATTAACGCTAAGCCGGTTGAGCGTTTAGCGGTGCAGAACTAG
- a CDS encoding HAD family hydrolase — MTPSIHVFDLDETLIAGDSAVLWNEYLVEKGIIADPEFLQEDARQMELYAAGTQDMNEYLEFAIEPLLNISKTDLESLAEHFVKERIMPIFYPEAKALLQEIDGKGEPRVLISATVDYLVQVVAKALGFDIAFGIELAEENGFMRPAMVGIPTFREGKVDKFEQWLGQNPDFNQHKVDFYSDSINDKPMCVRADSAFAVNPCAQLKTEAKAHGWTILDWKL, encoded by the coding sequence ATGACCCCATCTATCCATGTTTTTGACCTTGATGAAACCCTGATCGCCGGCGATAGCGCGGTACTGTGGAACGAATACCTAGTAGAAAAAGGGATCATCGCTGACCCAGAATTTCTGCAAGAAGATGCTCGCCAAATGGAGCTTTACGCCGCTGGCACCCAAGATATGAACGAGTATCTAGAGTTTGCTATCGAGCCTCTGCTCAACATCTCTAAGACCGACTTAGAATCACTGGCAGAGCACTTTGTAAAAGAGCGCATCATGCCTATCTTCTATCCCGAAGCGAAAGCGCTGCTGCAAGAGATCGATGGAAAAGGCGAGCCTCGCGTGCTCATCTCTGCAACCGTTGATTATCTGGTTCAAGTAGTAGCAAAAGCCCTTGGTTTTGATATCGCTTTCGGTATCGAGCTTGCTGAGGAGAATGGCTTTATGCGCCCTGCTATGGTGGGCATTCCTACCTTTAGAGAAGGCAAGGTGGATAAGTTTGAACAGTGGCTAGGGCAAAATCCTGATTTTAATCAGCACAAGGTGGACTTCTACTCAGATTCTATCAATGACAAGCCAATGTGCGTTCGCGCCGATTCGGCGTTCGCAGTAAACCCATGCGCCCAGCTTAAGACTGAAGCCAAAGCGCACGGGTGGACCATTCTGGATTGGAAGCTCTAG
- the phnX gene encoding phosphonoacetaldehyde hydrolase: MSNSTPVRSEIQAVIFDWAGTIVDFGSFAPTSIFVEAFKQEFDFDLSLDEAREPMGLGKWDHIRAVGKIPSVKARWVERFGREMTTEDIDSIYQTFMPLQKAKVADHAAPIPHALDVVNSLKEKGIKIGSCSGYPRQVMDVLVDAAKDYGYNPDYVVATDDLAQGGRPAPFMALKNVIELGVTDVRTCIKVDDAAPGIDEGHNAGMWTVGLLLSGNEAGLTLQEYLDADEATLSAAREKARIKLEKSKPHYLIDTIADMPEVVADIERRLQNGERP; the protein is encoded by the coding sequence ATGTCTAACTCAACTCCTGTTCGCTCAGAGATCCAAGCGGTTATCTTTGATTGGGCTGGCACCATTGTCGATTTTGGCTCTTTTGCTCCAACCAGCATCTTTGTTGAGGCATTCAAACAAGAGTTCGACTTTGACCTAAGCCTAGATGAAGCTCGTGAGCCTATGGGCCTTGGTAAATGGGACCATATCCGAGCGGTAGGTAAGATCCCATCAGTCAAAGCTCGTTGGGTAGAGCGCTTTGGCCGTGAGATGACCACCGAAGATATCGACAGCATTTACCAAACCTTTATGCCATTGCAAAAAGCCAAGGTTGCCGACCATGCAGCACCAATTCCACATGCACTGGACGTAGTGAACAGCCTAAAAGAGAAAGGCATCAAGATCGGTTCTTGCTCTGGCTATCCTCGCCAAGTGATGGACGTGCTGGTAGACGCGGCAAAAGATTACGGCTACAACCCTGACTATGTGGTTGCGACCGATGACCTTGCTCAAGGTGGTCGACCTGCCCCGTTCATGGCGCTTAAAAACGTCATTGAGCTAGGTGTTACCGACGTTCGCACCTGTATCAAGGTTGACGATGCGGCGCCAGGTATCGATGAAGGCCATAACGCAGGCATGTGGACTGTAGGCCTACTGCTTTCGGGCAATGAAGCTGGTCTAACTCTTCAAGAATACCTAGACGCAGACGAGGCAACACTGAGTGCAGCGCGCGAAAAAGCACGTATCAAACTTGAGAAAAGCAAACCTCACTATCTGATCGATACCATCGCAGATATGCCAGAGGTTGTGGCAGATATCGAGCGTCGCCTACAAAACGGTGAGCGCCCATAG